A region from the Geotrypetes seraphini chromosome 10, aGeoSer1.1, whole genome shotgun sequence genome encodes:
- the LOC117368568 gene encoding ATP-sensitive inward rectifier potassium channel 11-like, with protein sequence MLARKGIIPEEFLITRLAEDSASQPRYRAKLRKARFVAKNGACNVAHKNIREQGRFLQDVFTTLVDLKWHHTLLIFTMSFICSWMVFAMAWWLIAFAHGDLDPKRSSSIPCVTNIQSFTSAFLFSIEVQVTIGFGGRMVTEQCPLAIMVLIIQNIAGLIVNAVMLGCIFMKTAQANRRAETLIFSKHAVVTCRNSKLCFMFRVGDLRKSMIISASIKIQLVKKTTTSEGEVLPLSQVDIQVENPVGTNSIFLVSPLIISHTIDEKSPLYNISAYNLTSQNIEIVVILEGVVETTGITTQARTSYLPEEILWGHCFVPIVTEEEGRYSVDYSKFGNTVKINGPLCSACELDKAKGHEIYTADPDTSQCRPVRKRRQQNQNGAVTKVWGESSMKLQTTDSWSDS encoded by the coding sequence ATGCTTGCTCGGAAAGGCATTATCCCCGAGGAGTTCCTGATCACCCGTCTGGCAGAGGACAGTGCGTCACAGCCTCGCTACCGAGCAAAGCTCAGGAAGGCACGCTTCGTGGCCAAGAATGGAGCCTGCAATGTGGCACACAAAAACATCCGTGAGCAGGGTCGCTTCCTCCAGGATGTCTTTACCACCTTGGTGGACCTCAAATGGCACCACACTCTTCTTATCTTTACCATGTCCTTTATCTGCAGCTGGATGGTGTTCGCCATGGCCTGGTGGCTTATTGCCTTTGCCCATGGTGACTTGGATCCCAAACGCAGTTCCTCCATACCCTGCGTCACCAACATTCAGTCCTTCACCTCTGCCTTCCTCTTTTCTATTGAGGTTCAAGTAACCATTGGGTTTGGGGGGCGCATGGTAACCGAGCAGTGCCCGCTTGCTATTATGGTGCTTATCATTCAAAATATAGCCGGCCTTATCGTTAACGCAGTGATGCTGGGGTGCATCTTTATGAAGACCGCACAAGCCAATCGCCGTGCTGAGACACTGATCTTCAGCAAGCATGCTGTGGTGACCTGCCGAAACAGCAAGCTCTGCTTCATGTTCCGGGTGGGTGATCTTCGGAAAAGCATGATCATCAGTGCCTCCATTAAAATCCAGCTAGTGAAGAAGACCACCACATCTGAGGGTGAGGTGCTGCCCCTCTCACAGGTGGACATCCAAGTGGAGAACCCGGTGGGGACCAATTCCATCTTTCTGGTCTCACCACTCATCATCAGTCATACCATTGACGAGAAGAGTCCCCTCTACAACATCTCAGCTTATAACCTCACTAGTCAAAACATAGAGATTGTGGTGATCCTTGAGGGGGTAGTAGAGACCACAGGCATCACCACTCAGGCCAGAACCTCCTATTTGCCTGAGGAGATTCTGTGGGGTCACTGCTTTGTGCCCATTGTCACCGAGGAAGAGGGCAGGTATTCGGTGGACTACTCAAAGTTTGGGAACACAGTGAAAATCAATGGACCGCTCTGTAGCGCCTGTGAACTGGACAAAGCAAAGGGACATGAGATCTACACCGCAGACCCTGATACCTCTCAGTGCAGACCAGTGAGGAAGAGAAGACAGCAAAACCAGAACGGGGCGGTCACCAAGGTGTGGGGAGAATCCTCCATGAAGCTCCAAACCACCGACTCTTGGTCAGATTCCTAG